The following are encoded together in the Lysobacter silvisoli genome:
- a CDS encoding 5-methylcytosine restriction system specificity protein McrC has translation MAHTRTRLSLVEYGSPVDLSREIGAAIGVDRTKANSLLIEAGNRAASNLGLKYNPISVDAIGARAIDFAGLIRLAPALELEVAPKFLGLDDVDAAWREDFFFLSTLSRHGRLLATERLSASGGTPRDLSTLVARSITSMYEARKRRPLRSYRLVREADFFIDGDPDPVDLIFPSPDGFEQEVIRFDRRNGWNANIVAAAKELLPEVSDPSAASSLVRLIEDLSPQNGPANRRKSIPARHRAWKPLHELSIDVLGGLGLNYKQGQAHAPGYLVSTWRVWEDLLTVAARLGFGRSAVVPQKGFTLGTKTKMSTGAMSELKVFPDCMIEADGARPQLLLDAKYKGHVEKGRLRISEADMYEALAFSKATGRNLIVLAYPAQPGDVPQPVGTCTAFESVQVGAVRIVGIQVETRHISRAGALKVFSTNLADGIATVLR, from the coding sequence GTGGCTCATACCCGAACACGGTTATCGCTTGTCGAGTACGGATCACCCGTTGATCTGAGCCGCGAAATAGGCGCGGCGATTGGTGTGGATCGCACAAAAGCCAACAGCCTATTAATTGAGGCGGGCAACCGTGCCGCATCGAACTTGGGGCTTAAGTACAATCCCATTAGTGTCGATGCCATTGGCGCACGGGCCATTGACTTTGCTGGCCTCATTCGCTTAGCGCCGGCACTTGAATTGGAAGTGGCACCCAAGTTCTTGGGCCTTGATGACGTTGACGCCGCCTGGCGAGAGGACTTCTTCTTCCTCTCCACGCTCTCACGGCATGGGCGGCTTCTTGCGACCGAGCGCCTATCGGCCTCAGGTGGCACACCGCGTGACCTCTCCACGTTGGTGGCCCGATCCATCACTAGCATGTACGAGGCCCGAAAGCGCCGCCCTCTGCGCAGCTACCGCCTGGTGAGGGAGGCAGATTTCTTCATTGATGGAGATCCCGATCCAGTGGATCTCATCTTTCCATCACCCGATGGTTTTGAGCAGGAGGTCATCCGCTTTGATCGGCGCAATGGCTGGAATGCAAACATCGTGGCTGCTGCCAAGGAGCTTCTGCCCGAGGTGAGCGACCCATCAGCCGCAAGCTCCTTGGTGCGGCTGATCGAAGACCTTTCACCACAAAACGGCCCCGCAAACCGTCGTAAGTCCATCCCTGCGAGGCACAGGGCATGGAAGCCGTTGCACGAGCTTTCCATCGATGTACTTGGAGGACTGGGCCTCAACTACAAGCAGGGTCAAGCGCACGCGCCTGGCTATCTGGTTTCGACCTGGCGGGTGTGGGAGGACTTGTTGACGGTGGCGGCTCGCCTCGGATTCGGACGCTCGGCAGTGGTGCCACAAAAGGGCTTTACGCTGGGCACCAAGACCAAGATGAGTACGGGTGCCATGAGTGAGTTGAAGGTCTTTCCCGACTGCATGATCGAGGCTGATGGCGCAAGGCCCCAATTACTCCTGGACGCTAAGTACAAGGGGCACGTAGAAAAGGGGCGGCTTCGCATTTCGGAGGCTGACATGTACGAGGCGCTGGCCTTTTCTAAGGCCACGGGTCGCAACCTGATCGTTCTTGCCTACCCGGCCCAGCCAGGTGATGTGCCGCAACCTGTGGGCACGTGTACCGCCTTTGAAAGCGTGCAGGTGGGCGCTGTGCGAATCGTGGGAATTCAGGTCGAAACTCGCCACATCTCAAGGGCTGGTGCTCTAAAGGTTTTTTCCACCAACTTGGCGGATGGAATCGCGACGGTATTGCGATGA
- a CDS encoding AAA family ATPase gives MASEDCKLALKLLTRSRNVLISGPPGTGKSKLLAEVALAFETAFGIAPAGGAPKLNPVGGIPIPPAAGGAVKDIPAPTKTNRQVFRTVFHQNSKYRDFLSGITPAVNKAAGAQDFKIVRGTLYRASEHAKADSGAALLIIDEINRGPAVQVFGGAIVAMESDKRLAADGSKRSETQFFEMLDPATGDVIEYALPHDLYILAAMNQADASVEPLDVAFLRRWEPLRLEPDEKALRDFYGLGAKGAGALPDPLANVTDALEASVRAWVAVNEQISLGRGPDFQIGHGVLMSDVKPQTLPLPEALGTLCVGWAKVRAHIEEVFFGDTRGIAATLNALDGPAFNPFKLTETTFADDLRFGLEGPTNFNEDNIYPALRAFAKG, from the coding sequence ATGGCAAGTGAAGACTGCAAGCTGGCCTTAAAACTTCTGACTCGATCGCGCAATGTGCTTATTTCCGGTCCGCCTGGTACCGGTAAATCGAAGCTGCTTGCAGAGGTCGCGCTGGCTTTCGAAACAGCCTTTGGCATTGCTCCCGCCGGTGGTGCGCCTAAGCTCAATCCGGTGGGTGGCATCCCGATTCCGCCTGCTGCAGGCGGTGCCGTCAAGGATATTCCTGCGCCTACGAAGACGAATCGCCAGGTCTTTCGGACGGTCTTTCACCAGAATTCCAAATACCGAGACTTTTTGTCTGGCATCACACCGGCGGTCAACAAAGCGGCAGGTGCCCAGGATTTCAAGATCGTCAGGGGCACGCTCTACCGTGCGAGTGAGCATGCAAAGGCAGACAGTGGCGCGGCCCTCTTGATCATCGACGAGATCAACCGAGGCCCCGCAGTGCAGGTCTTCGGCGGAGCCATCGTGGCCATGGAGTCGGACAAGCGCTTGGCCGCAGATGGTTCCAAACGTTCCGAAACCCAGTTCTTTGAAATGTTGGATCCCGCCACGGGCGATGTGATCGAGTACGCCTTGCCGCACGATCTATACATCCTGGCCGCGATGAACCAAGCCGATGCGTCGGTCGAGCCCTTGGATGTGGCTTTCTTGCGTCGCTGGGAGCCGTTGAGGCTTGAACCCGATGAGAAGGCTTTGAGGGACTTCTATGGTCTGGGTGCCAAGGGTGCCGGCGCCTTGCCCGATCCACTCGCCAACGTCACCGATGCCTTGGAGGCCTCGGTGAGGGCTTGGGTAGCCGTCAACGAACAAATCTCGCTCGGCCGAGGTCCCGATTTCCAGATCGGTCATGGCGTTTTGATGTCGGATGTGAAGCCTCAAACGCTGCCTCTGCCTGAGGCGCTAGGTACGTTGTGCGTGGGCTGGGCCAAAGTACGAGCGCACATTGAAGAGGTCTTCTTCGGAGATACCCGAGGCATTGCAGCAACCCTCAATGCGTTGGATGGCCCTGCCTTCAATCCGTTCAAACTCACCGAGACAACTTTCGCGGACGATTTGCGGTTCGGACTTGAAGGTCCCACTAACTTCAACGAGGACAACATCTATCCCGCCCTGAGGGCCTTTGCCAAGGGGTAG
- a CDS encoding Eco57I restriction-modification methylase domain-containing protein: MSAPRPVEAEYLAPAEAALTRAVGGKHGPASFEFRLQVLEATSARFGGFDLAAFHVVFGVQSKKSAAELLELAAPVASAIEQSPIHHALALSALAREALREQERKNTGAYHTDFRLATRLAQLAAPKLNHKSKVIDPASGAGILLAALTHAVCGLDRAKTAHWIAHGVCAADLSANSLRAALLSLASFTDDLEALKAMRARWYCGDSLMADREVWAAMAPDGFDAVIGNPPWEKVKLSRHEFLKSSGAKRHYGAEIRGLDEERFATQRNEVANYSRKLLERYPDLGNGEPDLYIAFTDIFFDLCKEQGVVAALIPGGLIRSQGTQAMRRKIFEASQSVSLSIIDNRARFFAIDTRFKFLAVALVKAGAGKSKREPIKLLHERGTSTGLEITGSATIGRAALVAVRDDLSLPEVRSVAEWKLFSKIAEAGTSWQEPDSGWAPKFCREVDMTKERPKFLSRATRGALPLVEGRMVQAHRFGVKGHVSGTGRSALWEAYPIGGSRRSPQFWIRPSDIPRASQHRTDTLRAGFCDIAGQTNERSLMATLIPAGVVCGNKVPTILFPEDPSEARLLVWVAVANSFVFDWMLRRVLTTTVNYFLLQSVPLPRLTKDGLPWKKLVSAAHELQSLDHAGASRITHARMAQLRAEVDAEVAVAYGLDLNDVELIFQDFPILDRGQIALPGESKSTITRDSVLAAVAKRTAGQGVAWSRRATEACALGAMAYVPSELALGGGEIEEQGDQNYG; this comes from the coding sequence ATGAGTGCTCCACGGCCCGTTGAAGCAGAGTACTTAGCTCCAGCAGAGGCGGCCCTCACTCGGGCTGTTGGTGGTAAGCATGGGCCCGCCAGCTTTGAATTTCGACTTCAAGTATTGGAGGCTACTTCGGCCCGCTTCGGTGGGTTCGATCTGGCGGCTTTCCACGTGGTTTTTGGTGTTCAAAGCAAAAAGTCCGCCGCTGAACTCTTAGAACTGGCTGCGCCTGTGGCAAGCGCTATCGAACAATCGCCTATCCATCATGCGTTGGCACTGAGCGCATTGGCACGAGAGGCCCTGCGTGAGCAGGAGCGAAAGAATACAGGTGCGTATCACACGGATTTTCGGCTAGCTACCCGACTGGCACAGCTTGCCGCACCCAAGCTCAATCACAAGAGCAAGGTGATTGATCCAGCAAGCGGCGCGGGCATTTTGTTGGCAGCTTTAACCCATGCGGTGTGTGGCCTAGATCGAGCGAAGACGGCGCACTGGATCGCTCATGGTGTGTGCGCGGCGGACTTGTCGGCCAATTCGCTTCGTGCAGCCTTGCTGAGCCTGGCATCCTTCACCGATGATCTAGAAGCCCTCAAAGCCATGAGGGCCCGCTGGTATTGCGGCGACAGCCTGATGGCAGATCGTGAGGTCTGGGCTGCAATGGCCCCGGATGGCTTTGATGCAGTGATCGGTAATCCGCCTTGGGAGAAGGTCAAGCTCTCACGACACGAATTCTTGAAATCTTCAGGTGCGAAGCGCCACTACGGCGCCGAGATTCGCGGGTTGGATGAAGAGCGATTCGCCACCCAGCGCAATGAGGTCGCCAACTATTCCCGGAAACTGCTGGAGCGCTACCCCGACTTGGGCAATGGAGAGCCTGATCTCTACATTGCTTTTACAGACATCTTCTTTGATCTGTGCAAGGAGCAAGGCGTAGTGGCGGCACTCATCCCAGGGGGGCTCATTCGCTCACAGGGGACGCAAGCCATGCGCCGGAAGATTTTCGAGGCGAGCCAAAGTGTATCGCTGTCGATAATCGATAACCGTGCCAGGTTCTTCGCTATCGATACGCGATTCAAGTTCCTTGCGGTGGCTCTGGTGAAGGCTGGCGCTGGGAAGAGTAAACGCGAGCCCATCAAGCTCTTGCATGAGCGCGGTACTTCCACTGGTTTGGAAATCACCGGCTCTGCCACCATTGGCCGCGCAGCACTGGTAGCCGTTCGAGACGACCTGAGCCTTCCTGAAGTCCGAAGTGTTGCCGAATGGAAACTCTTCTCCAAGATTGCAGAGGCAGGCACCTCCTGGCAGGAGCCTGATAGCGGCTGGGCCCCAAAGTTCTGTCGAGAGGTCGATATGACAAAGGAGCGGCCTAAATTTTTGAGTCGTGCCACCCGCGGAGCGCTGCCGTTGGTTGAAGGCCGCATGGTGCAGGCCCACCGTTTTGGCGTGAAAGGTCACGTGTCTGGCACCGGTCGCAGTGCCCTGTGGGAGGCTTACCCGATCGGAGGCTCGCGGCGCTCCCCGCAGTTCTGGATTCGTCCCTCAGACATACCTCGTGCCAGTCAGCATCGTACGGATACGCTGCGGGCCGGCTTCTGCGACATCGCAGGCCAGACCAATGAACGTTCACTCATGGCGACCTTGATCCCCGCGGGTGTGGTCTGTGGCAACAAGGTGCCGACGATCCTCTTTCCCGAGGACCCATCAGAAGCGCGGCTGCTGGTATGGGTGGCTGTTGCAAACAGCTTTGTCTTCGACTGGATGCTCAGGCGTGTACTCACCACCACGGTGAACTATTTTCTACTGCAAAGCGTGCCGCTGCCGAGGCTGACAAAAGACGGCTTGCCGTGGAAAAAACTAGTGAGCGCCGCACACGAATTGCAGTCGCTCGATCACGCAGGTGCAAGTCGCATAACCCATGCGCGCATGGCTCAACTTCGTGCTGAAGTCGACGCAGAAGTAGCTGTTGCATATGGGCTCGACCTCAATGATGTAGAGCTGATTTTCCAAGATTTTCCAATTTTGGATCGAGGTCAGATCGCCTTGCCTGGCGAAAGTAAGTCCACGATCACCCGAGACAGTGTTTTGGCTGCCGTGGCGAAACGCACGGCAGGCCAAGGGGTGGCCTGGTCGCGCCGCGCGACAGAGGCATGTGCGTTGGGGGCTATGGCCTATGTTCCTTCTGAGCTAGCCCTGGGTGGTGGAGAAATCGAAGAACAGGGGGATCAAAATTATGGCTAG
- a CDS encoding DNA adenine methylase, producing the protein MTFRYIGSKSRLVDQISTYMGHPKKGAFFVDAFCGTGAVAEAAAERGWNVRINDNLHSAVISAGARLISYEQATFKKLGGYSKAIAKLNAAKPVHGFMWREYSPASLDSCGIERRYFTQENAARLDAMRALIADWSEAGTIDEVEERLLIADLFGALNRVANIAGTFGCFLSKWTSQSQDKIAMRCRELKANGVRVEASVGDVFEVRNNAQDLVYLDPPYTKRQYASYYHILETVALGDEPEVEGVAGLRPWKDRASDFCYKTRALKTLSSLVQGLNAQKVLLSYSSEGHICMQDMKATLSKIGKSTMRPLGAIGRYRPNKVASSTASDVNEFLVVVERPLVQLPKPKIKTVKSTQPVFVDSYA; encoded by the coding sequence ATGACATTTCGATACATCGGGTCGAAGTCTAGGCTTGTCGACCAGATCAGCACCTACATGGGGCACCCTAAGAAGGGTGCCTTCTTTGTGGACGCCTTCTGCGGTACGGGCGCGGTGGCAGAAGCTGCCGCAGAGCGCGGTTGGAATGTGCGGATTAATGACAACCTGCATTCGGCGGTAATTTCTGCCGGGGCCAGGCTCATTAGCTACGAGCAGGCAACCTTCAAGAAGTTGGGGGGCTATTCCAAGGCTATCGCCAAGCTCAACGCAGCCAAGCCCGTGCACGGCTTTATGTGGCGCGAATATAGCCCCGCATCACTTGACTCCTGCGGCATCGAACGGCGCTACTTCACCCAAGAGAATGCGGCACGACTCGATGCCATGCGGGCTCTCATCGCCGATTGGAGCGAGGCTGGCACTATCGATGAGGTGGAAGAGCGGCTACTGATCGCAGACCTCTTTGGGGCTTTGAACCGGGTGGCCAATATTGCAGGCACCTTTGGCTGCTTCCTCTCCAAGTGGACCAGCCAGTCGCAGGACAAGATCGCTATGCGTTGCCGTGAACTCAAAGCTAACGGTGTGCGCGTGGAAGCCTCCGTGGGCGATGTGTTTGAGGTGCGCAACAATGCCCAGGACCTCGTTTACCTTGACCCTCCGTACACCAAGCGCCAATACGCGAGCTACTACCACATCCTTGAAACGGTGGCTCTAGGCGATGAGCCAGAGGTTGAGGGCGTTGCTGGCTTACGGCCTTGGAAAGATCGGGCCTCGGACTTCTGCTACAAGACTCGTGCCCTCAAAACGCTCTCGTCCTTGGTTCAGGGCTTAAACGCGCAGAAGGTGCTGCTGTCGTACAGCAGCGAGGGACATATCTGCATGCAGGACATGAAGGCCACGCTTTCGAAAATCGGCAAGTCCACCATGCGCCCCCTGGGGGCCATCGGTCGCTATCGGCCCAACAAGGTGGCCAGCAGTACTGCGTCTGATGTGAACGAGTTTTTGGTAGTGGTGGAGCGACCCCTGGTGCAGCTTCCCAAGCCCAAGATCAAGACCGTCAAGTCTACCCAGCCCGTCTTCGTGGATAGCTATGCATGA